The Lepisosteus oculatus isolate fLepOcu1 chromosome 4, fLepOcu1.hap2, whole genome shotgun sequence genome window below encodes:
- the chst3a gene encoding carbohydrate sulfotransferase 3a — protein sequence MRNKYTIFLVFIVALVIIEKEHKIISRVSDKLAPKQTPQTPLDSSVSEPLVLTENGSYSVLSELDLAFSQFKQRLENYRQQMQQRQNSDLPGARRHILLLATTRTGSSFVGEFFNQQGSSMFYLFEPLWHVERMLTLETGGTNASVTAKAYREVLRQLFLCDFALIERFIAPPPEDHVTPAWFRRDSSSCLCEDPVCTPPVKKVSERYHCKTRRCGPLNLTLASESCRQKQHVAIKTVRVRQLELLRPLLEDPRLDVKVIQLVRDPRAVLASRMVAFSYRYRNWKKWATDTEVPIDENEVKKLKVNCENIRMSAEVGLGQPSWLRNRYMLVRYEDIARYPVEKATEMYRFVDIPFTPQVKEWILRNTQTSKDTSGVYSTQKNSSEQVEKWRFSIPFHFAQVVQGACEPAMNLFGYKLAHDKQMLTDRSVSLTEEKTFNFN from the exons ATGAGGAACAAATACACAATTTTCCTAGTCTTCATAGTGGCACTTGTCATCATTGAGAAGGAACATAAGATAATATCAAG GGTCTCTGACAAGTTGGCACCAAAGCAGACGCCTCAGACCCCACTGGATTCCAGCGTTTCGGAGCCCCTGGTGCTGACAGAAAATGGCTCCTATTCGGTCCTCAGCGAGCTGGACTTGGCGTTTTCGCAGTTCAAGCAGCGGCTGGAAAACTACAGGCAGCAGATGCAGCAGCGGCAGAACAGCGACCTCCCCGGCGCACGCAGGCACATCCTCCTGTTGGCTACGACTAGGACGGGCTCCTCCTTCGTCGGCGAGTTTTTTAACCAGCAAGGCAGCAGCATGTTTTACCTGTTCGAGCCGCTGTGGCACGTCGAACGGATGCTCACGCTCGAGACCGGGGGCACCAACGCGTCTGTGACCGCGAAGGCCTACCGGGAGGTGCTCCGGCAGCTCTTCCTCTGCGACTTCGCCCTGATCGAGCGCTTCATCGCCCCTCCACCCGAGGACCACGTCACGCCGGCTTGGTTCCGCAGGGACTCCAGCAGCTGTCTGTGCGAAGACCCCGTGTGCACTCCACCTGTGAAGAAGGTGTCTGAGAGGTACCACTGCAAGACCCGGCGGTGCGGACCGCTGAATTTAACCCTGGCCTCGGAGTCGTGCCGGCAGAAGCAGCACGTGGCCATCAAGACGGTGCGGGTCAGGCAGCTGGAGCTCCTGCGTCCGCTGCTCGAAGACCCGCGCCTGGACGTGAAGGTCATCCAGCTGGTGCGGGACCCCCGGGCGGTCCTGGCCTCCCGGATGGTGGCTTTCTCTTACAGGTACAGGAACTGGAAGAAATGGGCCACGGACACGGAGGTGCCCATCGACGAAAACGAGGTGAAGAAGTTGAAAGTGAACTGTGAGAATATCCGGATGTCGGCAGAGGTCGGCCTGGGACAGCCGTCCTGGCTGAGGAACCGCTACATGCTCGTGCGCTACGAGGACATTGCCCGGTATCCGGTCGAGAAAGCCACTGAAATGTACAGATTTGTTGATATTCCCTTCACTCCACAGGTGAAAGAGTGGATTCTCAGAAATACCCAAACTTCAAAGGACACCAGTGGCGTGTACTCCACACAAAAGAACTCCTCGGAACAGGTGGAGAAATGGAGGTTCAGCATACCTTTCCATTTCGCCCAGGTGGTCCAGGGTGCCTGTGAGCCTGCAATGAATTTGTTTGGGTACAAACTTGCTCATGACAAACAGATGCTTACAGACAGGTCAGTGAGTCTGactgaagaaaaaacatttaacttcaattaa